A genomic window from Equus caballus isolate H_3958 breed thoroughbred chromosome 5, TB-T2T, whole genome shotgun sequence includes:
- the LOC111773638 gene encoding uncharacterized protein, with protein sequence MAKIRNYGRGNLGRRRCARSEARTQQQGRRQDRERTHAVQAAGRWGFGEAAEEPVRPRTDPLAQPGPPDKAARAPVRAAPAAPEPPPPGAHLRLRLRGGAEPAGGAAVALAPPRKGRQLSVPERVQGVSLRDVYVLAFFQALLGATHTSQAVWKTRAVSVSASTSRVQCSRPPLTTLQTSTHTWSQQPWEGPPACATSSSSHACGPGHVLPVPAGRSPPPSPHFTAFLLPRPACDHALQPPGGRTTCLVLLMGARPCEVLRPVTRERKWCCQHRRTCKKPVRGCLAPSPMLTHPPGVQAELPLTRETVERPQASAGRFAEDVKPLRLWTCLCHGIGPML encoded by the exons ATGGCAAAAATCAGAAACTATGG GAGAGGAAACTTGGGGCGCAGGAGGTGCGCGCGGAGCGAGGCGAGGACACAGCAGCAGGGCCGCCGGCAGGACCGGGAGAGGACGCACGCGGTTCAAGCGGCGGGTCGGTGGGGCTTCGGAGAGGCCGCAGAGGAGCCAGTCCGACCCCGGACAGACCCCCTCGCGCAGCCGGGCCCCCCAGACAAGGCGGCTCGTGCGCCCGtccgcgccgcccccgccgcaCCTGAGCCGCCTCCGCCAGGTGCGCACCTGCGCCTGCGCCTGCGCGGTGGCGCAGAACCCGCGGGCGGGGCGGCCGTCGCGCTCGCTCCTCCGAGGAAGGGGCGCCAGCTGAGTGTACCCGAGCGGGTGCAGGGTGTTTCTTTACGAGACGTGTACGTGTTGGCGTTTTTTCAAGCTCTCCTAGGAGCGACACACACGTCACAGGCTGTTTGGAAGACACGTGCGGTATCTG TTTCAGCATCCACATCGCGTGTACAATGTTCCAGGCCACCGCTCACCACTTTACAAACGTCAACTCACACATGGTCGCAACAGCCCTGGGAAGGG CCTCCGGCGTGTGCCACCTCTTCCTCTAGTCACGCCTGCGGCCCAGGGCACGTCCTCCCCGTGCCTGCAGGACGCTCTCCACCGCCGTCTCCACACTTCACAGctttcctcctcccccgcccGGCCTGTGACCATGCTCTCCAGCCTCCCGGAGGGCGGACTACCTGCCTGGTCCTGCTGATGGGAGCACGGCCATGTGAGGTGCTCCGGCCAGTGACACGTGAACGGAAGTGGTGCTGTCAGCACAGACGGACCTGTAAGAAGCCCGTGCGCGGCTGTCTCGCGCCTTCCCCCATGCTAACACATCCCCCAGGGGTCCAGGCGGAGCTGCCTCTCACCCGGGAGACTGTAGAGAGACCCCAGGCGAGCGCTGGCAGATTTGCAGAGGATGTGAAGCCGCTGAGACTCTGGACTTGTTTGTGTCACGGCATAGGGCCGATGCTCTAG